The genomic segment GCAATTTGTCGAACAAGAAGCCGCGGTATTAGTAGATATCGAATTTGACAATACGGAAATAGCGATTATTGTCGAAGGAGTACCCCAATTTTCCCGAACTGTTCCCATAGGGATATATCAACTACATACAGCTTTAGCTCAAGCGATGAATCTACCGGTAACTAGAGACATATCATTGTTACAGGATATAACGATACCCAATACGCCTGCAGATACCCAGGGAACAGGAGCAACCCATATTAACCCAGGGATGGCGTCTTTATTAAGGGTATTAGGAGAACTCACCGAAGAATTAAGACGTTCGATTAGTTTCTATACCAATCAAGCTAACGATGTAGAAATAGCGCAAATTTTATTAACCGGACCAGGAAGCGCGATCGGTCAAATCGACGAATTTTTTACCACTAAACTGAGTTTACCCACAACCCCCATTGACCCCATTGTAGCATTATCATTACAAATGGATCAAGAGGTAAACTCTATAGAAAAAGCAGGATTAGCAACAGTCCTCGGTTTAGGATTAAGGATGAGTGAAAAAAATGTATAATCTAGATATCAATTTCCTCAAAGATCGCGCTCTCCAAGCAGAAATAGCCAAGGGTACTCTCAGTAAAAAAACCCAAGGAGAAGAACAAAGTAAAGTACCCCTATACGCAGGGGGAGCTGTTTTACTAGCACTACCTTTACTCGCATTAGGTTTTCTATTTGTAACTAACCAACAAAAAGAGGAGATAGCCACAGAGATCAGAAGAATAGACGGTGAAATAGAGAAGTTAGAAGCGCAAAATAGCCAACTAGCTAGTTTAGAAACCCAATTAACACAAGCTAGAGAGAATAGACAAGCTCTAGTCAGTGTATTTAACCAAATCAAGCCCATATCGGTAATTTTACAAGATATCAGCGATCAAGCTCCCGAAGGAATTCAAATTAACACAATCCAAACTAGCCCAGGAGAAACTACAACAGGAATACCACCAGTAGTAATCAGAATAACAGGGATTGCTAGTTCTTTTAACAAAGTGAATGATTTTCTGTTAACCTTACAACGTTCAGACTTTCTCCATAGAAACGAGACAAATATTATCGCAACCCAAGAGATAGACAATCCCAATCCCTTAGAAACCCTAGAGGGGGAAAATCAGAATAATCTCAATGTAGAATTACCACCAGTGGTGCAATTTACCATTGAGACTCAAATCAATGATGTACCAGCTTCAGAATTACTAACTCAATTGGATAGAAAAGGAGCAAGAGGTTTAGTCACCCGCATCAACACTCTTAAAGAAAAAGGAGCGATCGACTGATGAATAGTACTGGTGAATTTAAAACAGTTGAAGGTACAGAAGGTCAAGAGAGTACCAAGAAACCCCAGATGTTTGGCATTACGATGACACCTTTAGTAGGAGGTATTTTACTAGGTTTAGTAGGCTTAGGAGCATTTTGGTATGTTTGGAGTAGCATGGTGAGTCCCGCTATGGAAAATAAACAAGAATTAGAAACAGATAAACGACAAAAAGAAGGTCAACTTAGACAGTTAAAATCAGGAGAAGTAGAGAGAAGAATCGGAGAAACTCAAGCAGAATTAGACAGAGAATTGCAATTAGAACCTCAAGTTTTTGCCATGTTTAGTGATGAAAACTCTCTAGATACAATGTTAATAGATTTAAACAGTTCTATTGAAGCAAATCAAGCTAAACTGGTTACCTTTCAACCCGAGGGAGAAGGATCTGTCTTGATTACAGATGGTTCTCTAGGAGAGTTAGTCAATAACCGTCTCAAACGTCAAACTAATAATGTAACCATAGTGGGAACTTTTGAGCAAACTCAAGCAGTAATTCAAGACATCGAAAGGTTGCAACCATTACTGTTAATCAAAGACTTCCAAACTCAAGTCAGCGAAAGTCCTACCTATGTTTATAGACAAGGACAAATTTCTGTCCAAGGAGAGACTATCTTGACGACAACGTTT from the Gloeocapsa sp. DLM2.Bin57 genome contains:
- a CDS encoding type II and III secretion system protein produces the protein MNSTGEFKTVEGTEGQESTKKPQMFGITMTPLVGGILLGLVGLGAFWYVWSSMVSPAMENKQELETDKRQKEGQLRQLKSGEVERRIGETQAELDRELQLEPQVFAMFSDENSLDTMLIDLNSSIEANQAKLVTFQPEGEGSVLITDGSLGELVNNRLKRQTNNVTIVGTFEQTQAVIQDIERLQPLLLIKDFQTQVSESPTYVYRQGQISVQGETILTTTFKIDAILPEDPANLAQPETEAEAEAAN